Part of the Impatiens glandulifera chromosome 8, dImpGla2.1, whole genome shotgun sequence genome is shown below.
TAAAACATAGTAATGTTGGAAATCAAACAACTCCAACTACAAATGTCTTTTAGAGTGTAAATACtgagagcttgtttgatgtaggatttgtttttgaaataattctgttatttggaaaacaaatccttgtatgttgaaaaagtggattatttgggttaaatgaccAACATATCCTTTgcgtttaatattttaaaaatgttataaaaaataaaagggtattatagtattttaattaatgatttgattgatgagaaATGATAGATGATGGAATaaggggttatttggattaacccttcatcaaacaaggccttatcTTCATGTTTTTAAGGCAGTTTTGTACATTTTCAAATCTCAGGGGATTATTTGTACCTTACACAGTTCTGGGGTTATTGTCATTTtgtaaaatcaatatattaatttgtatctTTCTTAAAGCCCACTATGTAGTCATTTTCTGAAAACTTTTGGGCTATCTTGGACCTTTCTAGAGTTTACGGGTTTGTTTTTCTtctcatttaatttaaagtagTTGAGAAACCCTTGATACAGTTACATGAACATACTACTAGgatgtaaattaataaatcgAAACTAATTTCTCGATTATCTAATCGCGGTAGAAATACATTGGCTGTAACggattaattatcatttttgtttTCCCAAAAGTTATGTTAATACCTTTTTTTACCAACTTCACAACATCAAATGTATTATCTGTCTAGTGTAGTCATAATTGCTTCTTTTTCTGCtgttttgattttgattgtttttttattttccattgCCAGCTTCCTGAAGAGCGCAAGGCTGATTTGCTTAAGAACCTCGCAGAGAGTTCACCTTACACTATCTCACAAGATACCCGTCAGATCCTTCCCTCCGTTGTCCAACTCCTGAAGGTACAATCTCCTTTTATGAAGTTATTACAACCCAAAATGTTCTCCATGACTTTTGCTTAGCCTTGTCTTTGTCTTGTTAACGATGATATCATTACAtcatttatatttccttttttcttttcagACTTATATGCCTCGTAAGAAGTCAGCAGAAGAGATGAACTTTACTTATGTGGAGTGTTTGTTATATACCTTCCATCATTTAGCTAGCAAGGTAAGTGCATTACACAGCTCCTTGTACCTCATTTGTAGAATCTTTAGAAGTCCGGCTTGAGTCTCTTGATATTTACGCAGGCTCCCAATGCAACAAATAGCTTATGTGGTTACAAGATAGTGACTGGCCAACCATCAGACAGACTCGGGGAGGATTTCTCTGAGCAATACAAAGACTTTAATGAGAGGTGAATTTTACAACCTTATAATCCCATCTATAGCTATATATGATATGTATGGTAGATCAGAACCTTTTAAGGGCACATTTGTCATTTAaactttgatttaatttatatgatatcAAAAGTATTATATCACATCATGAAAGACTATTTGGGTTACTCCCAAATAATCACAATAAACTATCCCAGTGTTTAAAATCAGTTAATTATTTGGATGTAACTCAagttaagtttaaaataagCTAGAAAATCTGGTTTAATTCGGTAAGCTACAAATGACTTAACCATGTAGAAAATTTTAACCcctataaattaatcaaattgtgTTATTACTCTAAAAGGAGTAAAATAGTCTGTAAGTACTTTTTTGATATTAGttccacattttatcaaattaaatataagtatttaaaattcagatattttcatttgatttatttaactaattggGCATGAATGTTCATCACTTAAAAATACTTAAGAGATTTGATTGATTTGACAGGTTAAGCATTGTAGAAGAGCTTGCTAGAGCTACTATAAAGAAGCTAACTCAGGGGATGGCTGAGCACAACAAATCATTGGCTAGTGCTAAATCTGACGAAGCAAAGGCTAATGTTGTGAGTACTTGGAAGATATATTTCATTGTTTACTGCGTTTctttgttgttgttccttttaCAAGTCAAATACGAATTGTTTTATTGACAGAGAACTCAGCAACAGAATACTACATCGGGGTTGCGAACTTGCAATAATATCTTGTCGATGACACAGGTAAGATAATGGGCTGTTTTGttagcaatttttttttaaattttatgttggTTATGATgtgaaaatctacatttgttatggTGGTCAAAAATCGGATCTGGATGATAATTTGATCATGATCCAAACACTAATATGATCATTGATTGGGAAAAAATCTCTATaccaaaaaaatgataaaaaaagaagaagataatttgtataccaaaggaaacaacaaaaaatatactataatataGATTActatctaaaaaataatctgATCATGATTGCAATTTTCCAATAAGGTGGTGATTGGAAATTGtgtcaaaatataaatttcgaAATAGGCTGAATGTATGTATATACCTGTGAgttataattatctattttatgGACTCATTCTGATAATTTATCCTTCTGTGTGTGATACTTCTTCAGCCATTACATTCAAAATCTCCTTCATTTATTGGCGATAAGAAGAAGATTAACCTATCGTGGAAAGAAGCTGCAAAAAGTACAACTAATGCTGCCACTGCTGCTGCTGGGTATTACCCTAAACCGCCATGTTCTATTATTGATGTAATCTGcaataaaacataaacatttaCTTGAATAATGAAAAGTAAACAAATGGCAGAGTTTTTTTCCTTACAAAACTAACACCAACCCTGTGCAGAAGGTGAAATTTGCCGAGTCTCATATGTTTGTTAATTGTGTGACAGTGGGAAGCGACCTCTGAATACTACAAATGGTTCAAGTAATGCTGGTCCAGTAAAAAGGGGTCGTGGAGCTGGTTATGCACCAAACCAGCTTGTTAATAAAGCATTCCAAGGTCTCTCTTCATATGGTAGTGGAggtggcggcggcggcggtggtGGAGGAGGAAGGGGCCGAGGTAGAGGTGGTTGGGGCCGACGAGGAAGAGGAGGAAGGGGTAACTGGTAGTTCTATCTATCTTATTTAtgttatctatttattttgctATTCTGTATTACAAATTTTCCATATTCTATTTTGTTGGATAATTTTCCATTTCTGTCGGTCTGTCACATCTAGGCATTAATATTATGTTAGCCAATCTCTTTTGCTATATTGGATAAGCCACATGTCTTagatattaattttctaaactCTTGATCATTATAGTTAAGTTGTGTTTTATTGCTTATTCAAAATTGGGTTATTCAGATAGTTCTTTTTctaaaactttaaatatatgGTTGTTTgaagaaagaataaaataatatttttcaatcacCAGCCAAAACCAGGTGATAATTAATCAGCTACCAACTAAAATGAGACCCCAGCAGCAGCCATACTATTCCAAACAGCAAATCACAAAACAATTGATTATCTGGACAATTATGATCATgattaaaagttaaataagaCTAATTATTACTTTATGGGTTtcatttaaaactatattattcTTAATGGGTTTCATTTAAAACTAGATTATTCTAATGTTAGTTGCATTAGATAAAGAAGAGAATGTTAATAATAGTTGTGATTAATAAAGAGTTGATGAATGTATCAAAATTATTGAGATGGTTTGTTCTGCTGTCGCTATAGCTAGCTGCCTTCCTTCCTTCTTCTGGTTTTGTTGACTAAAATCCAAAACTTTCACATGAGCCGTCGGTTCATCCCTCTggttaaaataaacctaatcAGACTGTTGTTAacaagtttttatatttaaaaatcaagaaGAAAGAAAGTCTATGGTGATGATGGACTCAACTGGGTCCAGTACCAGTTCTTCAATACCCACCTTTTTATTCAATACTTCTTGCCCTGCCTTTCCACACTTCCACCattgattctctctctctctctctgtctCTCTCGCTCGCTCGGTCGTTCTTCTTCATTGACAGGCTTTTTCTCAGGTAATATATGGTTTACTAATCTCCTTTTTTGAAACCCATTTGTTAATTTGAAGAGAAGATGGTTCTTGGTTCTTGGTTCTTTGATGTGTAATTAATGAATAACTTGAAACTGATTAGGTTTAATTTTCAAGCATCAGCTCAATTCTGTTGTTATGTTTAGACTTTAGAGATATGAACTTTTCAGTACTGTTAATTTCTTCCCCCATATGCAGGATTAGCTAGCATATATATGGTTTTGTGAATAATGGGGTCAGGAGATTGGATTAGGAATATCATTAGATTCAAGAAAGTCAAGAGTAAGagtaagaataataataatggattCAAATGCCATAATCAGTCGAGTTGTACCCTCGTTAAAGATTCAGGGGATGATCATCTACCAGCTGAATCCATGGCAGTAGTCAAGATTCAAACTGCCATCCGGGCTTACTTGGTATAAATTTACTCCATTTAATCGAATGAATGCTATTATTATCTCATATAATATCGAATGAAAgcatataatatcatattatcAGGCTAGGAGAAATCTTCGTCGATTGAGAGGAATGGTAAGATTAAAGAATCTAGCCCAATGTGAGTCAGTTAAGAAACAAGCTGTAAATACTCTTAGCCATCTCCATACATGGAGCCGTATACAGTCCCAAATCAGAACACGAAGATTCGATATGGTAACAGAAGGGCGTATTCGACAGAAAAAGCTTGAGAATCAGTTAAAGCTTGAAGCAAAACTTCATCATCTTGAGGTGGAGTGGTCCGGTGGGTGTGATAGTATGGAGGAAACTGTTTCTAGGATTCATCAAAGAGAAGAAGCTGCAGTTAAGCGAGAACGAGCCATGGCTTATGCCTTTTCTCATCAGGTACTTGCAAAAGGAAAACAATCTTAATTATTCTGTTATATGTGTTTCATTCATATGAATGTGTTGTGTGTAGTGGAGGGCAAACTCGACATTAAACTTGGGACCTAACGCGGTTGAGCTTGGTAAAGCTAACTGGGGATGGAGTTGGGTAGAACGATGGATAACTGCTAGACCATGGGAGAACCGGCTACATTTTCAATCTTCAAACAGCCCCAAGAAACTACACAattttactaataataataatagagctTCTCCGAAAGCTAATAAGAAAGTAATGGCTGCCAAATCAATCTCACCGTCCAACAGTGGTGGTGGTGGGAAAGGGAAGATAAAGGGTCGGAAATTGAGCTACTCGGAAACAACAGATGTTCAAGGGGCGAAAGAAcagaagaatgaagaagatgcaAATGGTAATAATCAAAAAGATTAAAGAATTGTTttcaataatgttattattttgtgATTTGTTAGCTCTATTTTATTATGGGTGTGGTCATGATTGTGTGAATATCATGTGTATGAATCTGGTGAGATATATTCTAttgtctaataaaatatgagaggCTGGTTATTATTTAAGTGATGATATCAATCATATCATATAACAACTTGGCATGTCTTTTTTGTTATGGATGCCAACTTGGTGGATCATGTTTGGACAAATTAAAATTGTCTCATCCATATTTCCTTCTTTTTGAAACTTTGAAATTTGTTAGGTAATAACCAAACTTGGGTGGAAAATGAAAATCACATGAGGGAAAGATGTAACCACCCAAGATATGCTGAatttctcattaattatatgATCCTAATTAGGGGACATTGGTATAGGAACTGAAAAACATCCTATTGGTTGGACATATGGTTGAATATAAGGTTTTGGTataacaaaaatttcaaatttaataagtaTAATCCGACTATGGATGATAATGTGTACTTGTATACTTCGATACCCATGGGTAACAAATGATCGGATTCAGGTATTTTAAATTAGGGTCGGGCATAAGGAGTGAAGAAGGTATCCGATCGGGTTTGGGGATGGAGAGCGTGTGAAACCCATAACtgattatattaaaaacaaaatgtgtttattttataaaggtTTAAATTGACATTTCATGTAATACTAATACATACCCACAGATAACacaataaatacattatttattttgttattatccACGTTacactttttaatatttcaagatcatttatttttattcttcttttaaaatttacaatCTTATAGTATTTATTAGGGTTGAGATTGGGTATTAAGCAAATTGGGAATGAGATATAAATGAAGATACCCATTGGGTCGAAGATTGGTTTCGGGTACTTAATTAACCGGCGTATAAGGTACCAATTTCCATCCCTAAATCCGACCCATTACGATTCTTGGATCATTTTAAATGTAATGGTTTCAATTTCAAGCAACCCAAATGCTAAAAGTCTAATGCTTTTTAGTAGTGCTAATTGAAGGACAATAGTTTAATGTGTAATATTATTGTCTCTTGAACTTATAATTTGGATGGATGATCcatttacaaaaacaaagaaaCCTGCAGCTTTGgccattcttcttcttcctcttcctcctcttcctcttgtTGTTATTTTAGAAGAATAGATATAACAAATAGGAACTTAGTTGAAATGTTGTGTAGAAAGCTTCTCCATTTCATCCTTAAAAGCAGGAATAGCACTCTTTTTCAAATGAACCATAACCTTAAACCCATCTTTTGCAGCTGAATAAGGCAAAAAGAAAGTAGGCTCTGGACTCCCAATTATATACCGAGAAATTGGGAAAACCGTCAACGGCCCTCCCCACCCAAAGTCCACCGACGAGTGTCCCAAATGTCTCCAATCCGTAAACCCACTCACCTCCTTCCCACCGGTGATACCCTTCTCGTAATTAACCTCCTGAAAGTCCACAAACGACCGAACATACTCATTCGTTATGCTACCTTTACTCTTCTTTATCAATTCCGCCGTTTCCCAAATGGGTTTTTCCAATATCTCCTTTGCAATTGCCTGCGCAAAAATGGGTACACATCCGTTTCCCCAATAACCAAACGGCAATGGCGGCTGTACTGTCCTTCTTATGTTGGTCGCGTACACATATTTCACCTTTTCATCGCCAGCAATTCTAGAAGCCTTCACCCTGTTCAATCCAATCAAAGTGTTTAAGGTTTCagttttgatcaaattccaaccAAAATTAAAGACTGTACCTTGCTCGCCATAGGAAGGCACCCAAGGCCTCAAAGCTAGTGTAATTTGAACCAGATTGTTGAACAAGAAAGGCTTTAAGCAAATCCAACCATTTTTCCTTAACCTCAAAGCATTGTCGGATCACAGGTTCATCCTCTGCCGCGTAAGGAGAGAATTCCTTATCCAGACACAACACTTCCTCCATAGGGAACTCTACAATTGGTGGGTTTCTCGGTCCGAGCAATGTCGTCCGATCCCAGACAGGTTTAACCTTAATCCGAGTCTCCCCACGAGCCAACTCAGCCATACTGTTGAAAAACAACGTCGCACCCATTCCATCGCACATCGCGTGATG
Proteins encoded:
- the LOC124912057 gene encoding protein IQ-DOMAIN 9-like; amino-acid sequence: MGSGDWIRNIIRFKKVKSKSKNNNNGFKCHNQSSCTLVKDSGDDHLPAESMAVVKIQTAIRAYLARRNLRRLRGMVRLKNLAQCESVKKQAVNTLSHLHTWSRIQSQIRTRRFDMVTEGRIRQKKLENQLKLEAKLHHLEVEWSGGCDSMEETVSRIHQREEAAVKRERAMAYAFSHQWRANSTLNLGPNAVELGKANWGWSWVERWITARPWENRLHFQSSNSPKKLHNFTNNNNRASPKANKKVMAAKSISPSNSGGGGKGKIKGRKLSYSETTDVQGAKEQKNEEDANGNNQKD
- the LOC124911746 gene encoding omega-hydroxypalmitate O-feruloyl transferase, which gives rise to MEVNVAGTTIFYPSTSPFNEDHILPLSHLDNDRNLAVTFRYLRVYAATNINNPTADPFQVITSVLSPTLVDYYPLTGSLRRRTDGRLELHCAAGDGLPVVRASVDCTLESVGYLNDPSADWIEKLAPNPDHDSSLETPAMLQVTVFSCGGFVLGTALHHAMCDGMGATLFFNSMAELARGETRIKVKPVWDRTTLLGPRNPPIVEFPMEEVLCLDKEFSPYAAEDEPVIRQCFEVKEKWLDLLKAFLVQQSGSNYTSFEALGAFLWRARVKASRIAGDEKVKYVYATNIRRTVQPPLPFGYWGNGCVPIFAQAIAKEILEKPIWETAELIKKSKGSITNEYVRSFVDFQEVNYEKGITGGKEVSGFTDWRHLGHSSVDFGWGGPLTVFPISRYIIGSPEPTFFLPYSAAKDGFKVMVHLKKSAIPAFKDEMEKLSTQHFN